A window of Microbacterium luteolum contains these coding sequences:
- a CDS encoding PfkB family carbohydrate kinase: MSIETSTAGSVVVIGDALIDEIRDDSGVRELVGGAALNVAVGLRRLGVATTLIAMVGEDEAGAHIREYLSDHGVRLIESAAPHGSSRAVVQRAADGEPDYVFNEAARKRSIRYSGEARQAIAEAGLVAISCFPFDVPAEVDALLEASAGARLAIDPNPRTGMLSDRAEFVRGFERAAAGADIVKVGADDATILYDGDLDVLRARLRGLGVGAVLATAGADGALLETDSGTAAAPISDLPGRVVDTVGAGDATLSAVAAGLVAGSPATLDEWRALLTRAMDIAAATCRAEGGLLRTPESLEEAERGVFGS; this comes from the coding sequence ATGAGCATCGAGACTTCCACCGCAGGATCCGTCGTCGTGATCGGCGATGCCCTGATCGACGAGATCCGCGACGATTCGGGTGTGCGGGAGTTGGTCGGCGGGGCCGCGCTCAACGTGGCTGTCGGGCTCCGACGTCTCGGCGTCGCGACGACGCTCATCGCGATGGTCGGCGAGGACGAGGCCGGAGCGCACATCCGCGAATACCTCTCCGATCACGGAGTGCGTCTCATCGAGAGCGCGGCTCCGCACGGCTCCTCGCGTGCAGTCGTCCAGCGCGCGGCCGACGGGGAGCCCGACTACGTCTTCAACGAAGCGGCCCGGAAGCGCAGCATCCGCTATTCCGGCGAAGCTCGCCAGGCCATCGCGGAGGCGGGACTGGTCGCGATCAGCTGCTTCCCCTTCGACGTGCCCGCCGAGGTGGACGCCCTGCTCGAGGCCTCAGCGGGGGCGCGCCTGGCGATCGATCCGAATCCGAGGACCGGCATGCTGAGCGATCGGGCCGAGTTCGTGAGGGGCTTCGAGCGGGCCGCGGCGGGTGCCGACATCGTCAAGGTCGGCGCCGACGACGCGACGATCCTGTACGACGGCGACCTCGACGTGCTGCGCGCCCGACTCCGCGGCCTCGGAGTCGGGGCCGTGCTCGCGACGGCGGGTGCCGACGGTGCGCTCCTCGAGACGGATTCCGGGACCGCTGCGGCCCCGATCTCGGACCTCCCCGGCCGCGTCGTCGACACCGTGGGCGCGGGGGATGCGACCCTCTCGGCGGTCGCCGCCGGCCTCGTCGCGGGGAGCCCCGCAACGCTCGACGAGTGGCGCGCGCTGCTCACCCGGGCCATGGACATCGCCGCCGCGACGTGCCGCGCCGAGGGTGGCCTGCTCCGCACGCCGGAGTCGCTCGAGGAGGCCGAACGAGGCGTCTTCGGCAGCTGA